The following DNA comes from Magnolia sinica isolate HGM2019 chromosome 18, MsV1, whole genome shotgun sequence.
gttgcctcgctgaatttctatgttACCTcgttcaatttgtaggttgcctagctcaattcctaggttccctcactcaattccttagttgcctcgctcaatttctaggttccctcgatcaattcctaggttgtctcgctcaatttataggttccctcgctcaatttttaggttgcctcgctcaattcctaggttgcctcactgaatttctatgttgcctcgctcaattcctaggttcccttgctcaattagTAGGTTCCCTCggtcaattcttaggttgcctcgctcaattcctaagttccctcgctcaattccttggttgccccgctgaatttcttgtttgccccgctcaattttcagtttgccccgctcaatttcatgtttgccccgttgaatttcatgtttgccccaccaatttccagtttgccccactcaatttccagtttgccccgctcaatttcgtgtttgccacgctgaatttcatgtttggaatttAAGATGCAACTGATTGGGTCCTTCTAACCTTGGATCAATCCTACTTTTTATCTACCCTTCCTAGACCTAACATTTGTTTGATTTTAACCTAATCAAGTACCGAAATGATGTCATAGCTGCAGTTGTAGTTGCAAGTGATAGATGGCATAGGAGAAGTAACCATCTTCAACTCTAAAATAGCCATTTCAACCATATAATCAACAATcaatcattttctagtttgcccctttgCTTGGTACAGAGTAAAGAGAATTGACTGAAGTTAGTCTAGCAAACTACACTTTAGCTCAGATAAGATATGACCCAGCTCTTTGCCGAATCTTTTCCCAAACTCTATTATCCATTTTCAtcgttaatatttttttctaaccAAAATACACAACCAAACTTTCTTGTTcttgtctttgattttttttttttttgtgaagagtagttttatagattgattaaatGATTAATTGGTGCAAAACTTGCCAACTGAATGAAGCAATCTTTTTATGAAACAGATTTTTGTTGAGTTTGATCTTGTTCCACTAGCAAGTGCTTTCCTTGCAAAGGTTCATGTTGCAGACATGCATGATGGCAAAAAAGTTGTTGTAAAGGTAATTTTTGGTGTTCTTCCATTTGCATAGGCAACTAGAGCTTCAAACTCCAAATTGAAAATCTCAATGGCATAAATTTGAAACTTTTCATATTAAAGGTTACATTCTCTATAGTGTCCTAatgctttgtttctttttttccttttttccttttttgttttgttttgttttgttttgcttatttatttatttatctttgcatcaggtgtgaagaagaaagttgataaagtaatGTCTACATTGAAGGAATGGACTCAAATTTCCTATGgtttcaaaaagaaaacaaaggtgTATATCTGAACTGTCGTATTGTTGCCTCTTTGATTTGTTAGAAAGGCACTATAATAGGCATTAGgtgattctttaaaataaaactcaATGACACATTTGAGTTGCAAGAATGATTAAATGGAAGCAATAAGAAATATGAATATGTCCAAAAGAAAATACTAAATGGTCCAAACGGTGGACCTAGCTTCTGGATGCTAATATATCTAAAGAGTCACTTTGATCCAAGGATCGGTGTAATATAAACTTCCACTGTCTGAATTGTATGTCCAAACTCAAGTGTGTTCCTAGCAAGTCTTTAAAGGTGTTTTATTCTTGTAATCTTATTCCAGTTCTGATTCAACTGCTCTTattgatccaaactatccaaattgTTTTGgtgattctttttttattttaatctagtgttattattattattatcatgggtCATTTGTTTCATGTTTGGGAAAATATAGGGTTAGGTTAGTGAAGGATGCTTTGCTACTAGTTTTGAAAGGGATAGGAGTCCTCTCTTGGGTTGTTATAGTTCACCAACTGGATTGGTAAGTATTTACATGCTTTGTTCGTTTGTTATTAATTTTTGTTTTGTTCCccatttattttctttgttggttttttatttttcatggcaaTCCATCCACATTTAGCATTTGCATTGAAAGGTGCATCTAAAGTAGGAGTTGGACGGATGTTGTTTGGTTGAGCTATAATTTGTTTATCATGTAGCCATTTGGGTTTGATATATGCATCCGATCGCATACACAATGCTTGGATAATTTGTCTTTCAGATCTTGTGGTCTCATGTAAGAAATGTACAAGAATGAGCCCTTATAATGAATAAATAGGAAGGACTCCTTATAGTTGTGGTGGTTAGTCCTATTGCATCTGAGTGTGCATGCAAAAAGTGTCTCTCGGTCATGTCACTTTCCTACCATCTGTTTGTGCATTTGTTCAAATGAAAACAAGTGAATATCTTGTATCAATGCAAAAACAGGTTCTTTATTTTTCCTGCTCTAGATGCACTTTGAATTAAAGTGAATTATCTTGTATCAACTAGAGATGTGTGGCTACTTTTAATGgttgattaaaataaaaaattttattgGTGTTATCATGTTCTTGTTCATTTTGCAGCTCTTATCTCATAAGATGTGAGAACATTTTGTCATCATCGGATGTAAATGTAGACAATGTTTTATTCCGGAGTGCCAGTTCAACAAAAATATCTATTTCTTTGTTCCTTGACAGGATGGATAAATCTCGCATAGATTTTGACTTCCTAAAACTTGGTGATGCCCTGTTTTGAATGGTAGCTGACACTGGATTTTGTTTTCTGAAAACTACTGTGAATCCTAATTTTTATTGTTTCTTATTTTGTAAATGTAAACCTCTATTAGAGTCATCCCGGAATGGATATCTTGTAGCGATTTCAGAATCAAGTTATTCCTATGTGTCATTGTTCAAGCATTTCATTCCAACATCTATATTTGTATGTATGTGTAGTCAACTTACCATCTGAATATGTGGTCCATGTAATGTTGCAGGTGGTGCATCAAtttttctcacatacattgctgCTGAAAGGATCATTCCTAGGTAACTTGATTTACACACCCTATGATTTTACCAGCCCATATAAATTAATCAGAACTATCAAAGAAATGATTCTTATTGTTAGGCAATCATCTTAAAGGATTACAAGCATGCATAAGTGCTCAATTAGTTGCTGTAGCAAAGGAGCATGCATGCTGTCTATGGCGAAATCACAGAATTAAAGTGTCTTTTTTCATAATGATTCCGAGAGTATGGCTAGATCATTTGCATACGACTATGAAAGTTTAAGTTATTATTTCCTTATTTGATAAGTTAACACTTTCTTTCTTTCAAATGGGTGTTCAATATGAGTTGGTGGATATGCTTGATCCTAATGTATGATAAATTTTCAGTCCAGAGGAATTGCAAGAGAGACAGGTCAGTTTGGTTTTACCAATATTAGTCATTTTTGTCTTTGCCTTAGGGGTGCTTTATAATGTATGGATTTATACTTATGTTTCGTTCTTTGTAGGCAAAGGCAATGTAGGATCCAAAAATTCAGAACATTCTATCTGACCCCATCTTGTGTGCAATATCAAACTGCAAGTTTTTGCCCACAAAAGATAACCTAAGGAGAAGGGAAATCGACAGAGAAGTGCAAGGTATTATGAGAAGAGGGAGATGGCTATGAAAATGGGAGAAACTCATATTGCTAATGgaatctaatttttaaaaatcccaAGATCAAGGGAACTCCAAGAGCATGACTATTGAAGATTTGATAAATGAGTGCAGACCACTTGGCAGGGCATGGGAACACgtcacatttttattttttattttttatttaaatttttgagaaagattttctctattgctacgAATTTTCGGAAGCTAAAGGTACATAGCTACGGATTTAACTCGTAGCCTTTGATAGACCAAATTAGGGCCCCAATTCTTTCTTGCCAACTAAGAAAATGAGACCCTATGGCAGCTAaaactacggattataaccgtagctatatgtaCTGTAGCCGAACTTGCGACCAACCCGAAGTAGGACAAGACATTGAAGCCTAAGTCACTATCCCACTAACCAGGTCAACCCCAATTCAATATCCTATCCCACTGTTAGCGTCAGCTGCTAGATCGGCTACGGAcgaggatttcctgcaaaagcctttcgcaggaagttcctgcgctgggaacccaggtggggcccactgtgatgtttgtgagaaatcctccccgtctatccgtttttttagtgcattttagtatatgaggccaaaaatgagccctatcgaatactcaaatgggccaaaaataggataattgaacgtccacagttgaaatattcgtgggccaatagaagttttgaatcatgctaatatttgtgttttcagttcatcccagtaggaatgacattattaatggtatggatggcatgtaaacatcactgtcaaacctagggaggtttcaacggtaggaatttccctaaacatcttttcctttagtacggcctacttgagtcttggattctgctcaattttggtctactttcttaaaatgatctcacaaaacggatgtacggagaagattcctgaaaaacatcacagtgggccccacctgggttccccaCGCAGGAACTTCTAGCAGGAATTCCGCGTCTATTGGCACGGTAcgtatggctacggttataatccgtagccagaGAGGGCGCAAATCCGCAGCTATAGCCCGGGTTACATAaagagcaggggcattttcgtcctcaatttcgctgtccgcacgtgctagtctaagttggtaacttaagtttgtattccttcataaaaatcgctggataaaaggtatcgcctacagtggtaaatttctcaagGTTTTAAGACTGGGACAAGTCCTTTGTGACTCGTCTGAGTTACATCAGACTCGATCAAccccaatccttttttttttacacacacccacccacaccacaccacatgacTGCAAGTCAGAACTAAAAATAGGGGGTAACTTGGCCCTAACCTGGCTGCCAAGTCACCCCCAACTCATCTGAATCGTAACTGGACTCTGGACTGAACCAGTTAGTCAAGTCACCAAGTCTTAAAATCCTAACCTTGAGTAGACCCCTGCATTTCAGGTTAGAGTGGAAAATCACAACGGTCCTAATCAAGCAGTGACCAGTTCATGAGGTTGGAACCCACAATCATCAAATCAAGAGATCTAACTGTTCTTCCATCCACTGGGAAATTGAATGTGGCCTAGTCACAGACTCAGAAGAAACACAGTTGCAATACCAAACCATTGTCTGGTGAGAGAAGAACATTAGATTAGTTGAGCTCAATTTTCAAAAGGTTTGCTACCTTTATGTGGCAACATGTGCCAACCTGGCATGCATCACATCCCAACTTAGATCAGGCTTTCTTCTTTGAACCATCGACCCAGCGATTTCTTGTAGATAATGGATGTATACATCCCAATTGGGATGATTACAACGACAAAGTATGGCATGGTACACGTATAAAAATTGATTTCAGTTAGTAAATAAAATACATTGAAAtaaacctttttattttcttggtaTATGCTGGCCTGAAAGATTCTGCTGCTCATCCTTCAATGCAATCCAGACACTGGTTCTCACGGCACAACTGCGATTATGAATTGCAACGGAGTATTCCACCATTTCAAGAAGGATACGAAGAAAATATGCAGCTTGAATTCTATATGCCTGCTGATATAATATCCTTTCCGATGTTCAATCAGAGTCTTCTGCTTTCAGATTGTCAAAGCTGAATTTTCATACGAGAAAAATTAGAACAAGGACAGTTTCTAAAGAGACGAACAATGTTAGAACTGGAGGAAATATAGTGTTCAATGGAACATTTGTGCTGCCCAATAAACTGAACATGAGACTCGTTTGAATGATCCAAAATGTTCATATGGTGGCCCCATTGTGGATAAGAGATGCCCAAAAAATCTCCACCATCAGATCATCTTAACCATACAAATGGCGCTAAATACATTCTCTTGGTTTtaattgtccattatcattgcATGGCTAAGATCATCTGATGGGGGCGATATTAGGGGCATGTGGGGATCCCATGACGGGACCTGCCAGATCAATGCCTTTGGTTActgaaaggtgggccctaccttgaccATTgctaggttggatggaaaagaaaaacACTTTGGTTCTTGTTTTGATCCCATATAATACCTCTTAGAAGCAAGAATGATTTAAATTTGAGGAGTAACATGGTACTCGGGCTGCGCATGATGCTTGATACATAGGCACTAAgacattgtacacatggcatatattaactcaaataacaCCAACTAGATTGAGCAGCCCACAGTTGCCAAATCAAAATTCCAATATCAGACAGGTTGAACAATCCTaccctctgattcatggacaacTATTTGTAGAAATAGGACTGTTGAATATTGTTTTATTTCTAAccattcaataaatgtccaccagtctgatagtcaaataatcaaataagcttactTTTTGGTTCATGGTAAATCTACACTGGGTACCAGTTGTATGCCACAACTGCAATTTCAAAGTAttttctaagtgcctgagtatcatcaaTCACTCTTCCAGAggatcaaagtttttctctttatATCTAAGAAACATTCATGCTAAAATTTTGTAACCACTTAAGTGAGTTCCTGAGAGCCCTGACCTTGCTGGAAGTTATTTAATACTCAAAACCTCAAGTGTTGAGTTGGCAGTTCTTCTGGCCACTTTCCGATAAAACCACAATTCAGAATCATTCAAATGCAAGCCTTTGAGTGCTGACCAATGAAGCATATTGACCCTTCCTAGCCAACAACTCAAAGTGGGTGCCTAGCTCCATGACCCTCCCATCTGAACAAACTGCGATTTGATGCGCATTCTGCACAGTGCTTAATCTATGAGCAATCACCAATGTCGTCCTCCCCTTCATTAGGTGGTTGAGAGCATCTTGAACCAGCCGCTCACTGACTGTGTCTAAAGCACTGGTAGCCTGAATCAGAAAGCATGAAGAGAACCTGAAGTGAGCCAGAGCAAGGGAAGAACATTGAGGAGATATAAAGAAGACATGCGGGAAAGAGAAATTATGATCCTCAATGTGAGAAGATTTATAGTGTCCCCAGGCCTTGAGTTTGTACGTGTGGAGCCCATTGGATCAGTGATCCAGACGCTGATCTTGTtatccccatcatggatggaacatgccccaaaaatctcccagattggacaATCATAATCATCCAATCTATAGCATTTTTACACGGAATGTGAAGCTTTGCGGAATTTATTTTCTTAACTGTTGATTTGGAGGACACCAATCAAAGAGTTAAGACTGTCCCCATTGGGTATATTTTTTTGTGGCACATTCCATCCACTGTGGATCAAATCAACAGCGTAGATCAAAGAAAAAAGGGCCCAACATATAAAACTGGGATGTGATAATATTATACACGTTTCGccaaaaattcctagggccctaTCTTCGGCAAGTGAAAAATCCTTCATAAAAAAATCTCACGAGGATCATAAAATCTTCACAAGTAAAACCCATTAacatctcatcatcatcatctaagcctgctACCAACTAATTGAGGTTGGCTACACAATCcaattctgccattccactcttatctttttttcttttttcattggaTGTTAATGGATATTAAAACCAATTAACATCaaatgaaaaatccaaaaaaaaggaTACCCAGTAACTTGAGACACAAGCATACCTCATCAAGGATCAGAAGCGGAGCATTCTTAAGAAGAGCTCTGGCAATCGCAATTCTCTGCAAATTGGAAAAATTGGTGACTCTAGAATTCCACatcctttgaattttttttttctttcctgtaACGCTATTTTCTTACCTGCCTCTGTCCTCCACTCAGCAGGCTTCCACGCTCACCAACTAGAGTGTCATAACCCTAAATGAAGAAAGCATCTCAGCATGTAGAACAAAAACTGAATGCAAGGGGTCAAATAATCCGAAATGCTCATATTTAAGCAGGAAGATGCACCTGTGGAAGGGAAATTATGAATTCATGAGCATTTGCAGCTTTGGCTGCCTTTATTACATCATCTTTAGAGACGTTCTCATCTGGTAAGCCATATGCTATATTTTCTCCAACGGACATGGAGAAAAGGACAGGTTCCTGCATCAGTGTATTGGAGAAAGGCAACCCGACAAAAATATTGTAAGTTCACTAAGAGAGCCTTTTGCACCACCAATTGGACAGAAACATCACAGAAACAAAATAACAGAAAAATAGGAACATTGTCAAGGCTACTCATGAGAGTTAGATCTCAAATCCCATTTTCTCAACATGCACCAATGTGTGAAATACAGCCAAACATCAATTGAGCCCCACCATCAATGTGATGTggcatgaaaatcaggccaatccatgttTTGTTAATTGTATTCTATACTACAGCATGCACTCTGCTGACCCAAGGAGCTACCTGATTTACTATGGAGACAACCTGAGCCCATTCACTCTTATCAAATGTACGAATATCTTCTCCTGCAACTGATATACGACCTCTAGTTGGCTGCAAAATAGAGACACCACTACAACTCATTCCTTTACCGACTATCAAGATGGGCAAAGTATCTGTTGTGGAAGTGAATCAAAACCTCATAGAAGCGTGCTAAGAGCTGTACAATTGTGCTTTTCCCAGCACCACTAGGTCCTACAAGTGCTGTTACCGTTCCGCATTTTAGCATTAAGTTCATACCACTTAAGACTTCTACATCAGGCCTCAGAGGATAAGAGAAGTGCACATCTGCCAATCGAATTTGGGCGAATCAGTAAGTTGGCAAGTCTGAAGAAAATTTACacaaattcaccttacaataaaAACAACTAGCTTGCATCTCCATCCAAATGGTCCAACCAAGCCAAGAAAATAATGTCAGAGTTGCGTGTGTGCTGAGGTGCAGCTCAGAGAATAGTgtgccataacggccattatgggaCTGTAAAGGctattacgtaaaggtaacggtagcaaccattacacgttacggggtcatcATGGCCATAATGGCCGTTGTGGAAAAAATGACTGTAAGTCTGTAACTGCCGTTACAGCCCTCGTAACGACCCATTGCACCCctcgtaaaggctgttacggaGCAGTTGAGGTttttcagggttttttttttttttttttttttaaagaagaagaagaagaccgtAATAGCCGTCTCTAGCAAGGTATACAAAAACAGTTACGTAACCGCCGTTACAAGAAAAAATGTTTGTAACGGTCCCAAAAtaggtttaaaaaataaatttaaaaataataataataataaataaatcgtaGCAGCCGTTACAGGTGCCATAACGACTGTTACAGCCCGTATCATAACAGTAACAGCAGTGGCCGTTacgaccaccattacctttatggaacaccttggttaCTAGGGCTGTAATGCTCATTACAGCCTGTACCAtgaaggtaatggtggtggccgttatttCCACTGTTgctgttacggaataccttggatcAGAGATACCAACAACCAAGTAGCAGATAAATCTTCAAACAGATTTATCTGCAGTGAGATATAGAAAGAAGCTGAAATTCTTCACTAGATATTGATCTTCGATAGTCTATGGAGTGCCTTTCAAGAGAAAATTCCTTATTTTATCATGCAAATTGATTAGCTTGTATCGGAAAGGAATGAGATAAGGAGTTAATCTTAAAGTAAGAATATAAATGAAGAAGTAAAGCTGTATTCTCGAAAATATATGAAGCCATGTCAAAAATACCTTCAAGACAAATGTCGCCAGACCAAGCTACATTACAACCATTGATAGCTGATTTCAACCCTGACACAGAATGCACATTTAGTACTTGATTCATCTCAGCAGACGCATTGTTGTAGaataatctgagactgtcatcaTCCAGTTCTTTTTTATGGAGTTCTCTTTCTAAACCATAAGCAAGTGACTCATCAATTTCTGCCCCAGATAAAACATGATTAATCCGTTCAACAGCAGCAAGGGTCCCACGAAGATCGCCGAGTGAGTTAACAACCCCTTGAACCTGAAATTGCTCACAGTATGATATCCTAAGAATGGAAAGATCCATTTGAAATGCAGATTGAATTggatgaataaaaaaataaatacaacgaAAACATGCAAGATATAACTCACAGCAAATGTCAATGTGAAGGTATATCCAATAAAAGAAGCCATGATCCCAACTGGCATTTCACCCTGCGACCAATATACCTTAAACCTTTAGAATTATGACACGAAAATCCCAACATAAGTAGTTCATGTTGATATAACTACCACAGACACCTTGGACTCTAACAATATAAATTCACTATGGAAAAGAGATGCCAATTCACGCTTTCTGATTCTACAAACAAGTAGACCTTCAATTTGCAATGCAAACCACAATAGTGAAACTTTGATTGATAGACGCCTTGTATTCAATTTAATTATGAAACATAAATGAAGAAACAAGGTGGTTCAATATTGATGATCATGAAAACATACTTAAAGAAGCTAATGATAATATTCAAATTATTGTTAGCTTTCCAGCAATTGCAGCACATGACTACATGTCATACATAACTCAAAATGGCAAATGAATGGGACCGTCTTGGCCAAAAGTTTACAGCAGCATTTACTGTCGTAGAAGGTCATGATATACAGGTGCTTACCGCCTTCACTCTGCTCCCACCAAGACAATAAAGAGCCAACAAACAAACATAGACCATAGCTCTAGTCAGCGTTTCATTTGCAGACTTTAAAGTTCCAAGCTTTGTTCCACTGGTTTGATAAGCAAGAACCTGCCAAACTTCACAGAAGTAGATATGGAGCAGCTCCCAAGGATTTTAGAAGCTAAACAAACAAATTTCTGAGGACCTAAAAACTTACCAGCCTACCAAACATTGACATCTGACGCTTTTCACCACCAAAGGATCTCAcctgtatgcacaaggtaagaaAAAGTATCAATCATCAGAGAGTAAGCATGCCATGTCTGTTACT
Coding sequences within:
- the LOC131232609 gene encoding ABC transporter B family member 28 isoform X2 — encoded protein: MASATLLSLPSSLNLLKPSKPLLSRRIPKSRFPLSSFTLSRQNSPPFPLYSPSFPPRSSTTRTPRGIRAAYISAPASDPNVGSVEKDPTAAESDSAAAVGSPTLISWGVIWSLLAQHKLRLAVALASMIGCTTCTLSMPIFTGKFFEVLIGARPEPLRRLLTQVGVLYAMEPVFTVIFVINMNSVWEKVMATLRAQVFRRILIQKVEFFDRYKVGELTGLLTSDLGSLKDIVSENISRDRGLRATSEVVGTICILFVLSSQLAPVLALLMLSVSLLVALYKRSTVPIFKSHGISQARLSDCANETLSAIRTVRSFGGEKRQMSMFGRLVLAYQTSGTKLGTLKSANETLTRAMVYVCLLALYCLGGSRVKAGEMPVGIMASFIGYTFTLTFAVQGVVNSLGDLRGTLAAVERINHVLSGAEIDESLAYGLERELHKKELDDDSLRLFYNNASAEMNQVLNVHSVSGLKSAINGCNVAWSGDICLEDVHFSYPLRPDVEVLSGMNLMLKCGTVTALVGPSGAGKSTIVQLLARFYEPTRGRISVAGEDIRTFDKSEWAQVVSIVNQEPVLFSMSVGENIAYGLPDENVSKDDVIKAAKAANAHEFIISLPQGYDTLVGERGSLLSGGQRQATSALDTVSERLVQDALNHLMKGRTTLVIAHRLSTVQNAHQIAVCSDGRVMELGTHFELLARKGQYASLVSTQRLAFE
- the LOC131232609 gene encoding ABC transporter B family member 28 isoform X1 — protein: MASATLLSLPSSLNLLKPSKPLLSRRIPKSRFPLSSFTLSRQNSPPFPLYSPSFPPRSSTTRTPRGIRAAYISAPASDPNVGSVEKDPTAAESDSAAAVGSPTLISWGVIWSLLAQHKLRLAVALASMIGCTTCTLSMPIFTGKFFEVLIGARPEPLRRLLTQVGVLYAMEPVFTVIFVINMNSVWEKVMATLRAQVFRRILIQKVEFFDRYKVGELTGLLTSDLGSLKDIVSENISRDRGLRATSEVVGTICILFVLSSQLAPVLALLMLSVSLLVALYKRSTVPIFKSHGISQARLSDCANETLSAIRTVRSFGGEKRQMSMFGRLVLAYQTSGTKLGTLKSANETLTRAMVYVCLLALYCLGGSRVKAGEMPVGIMASFIGYTFTLTFAVQGVVNSLGDLRGTLAAVERINHVLSGAEIDESLAYGLERELHKKELDDDSLRLFYNNASAEMNQVLNVHSVSGLKSAINGCNVAWSGDICLEDVHFSYPLRPDVEVLSGMNLMLKCGTVTALVGPSGAGKSTIVQLLARFYEPTRGRISVAGEDIRTFDKSEWAQVVSIVNQEPVLFSMSVGENIAYGLPDENVSKDDVIKAAKAANAHEFIISLPQGYDTLVGERGSLLSGGQRQRIAIARALLKNAPLLILDEATSALDTVSERLVQDALNHLMKGRTTLVIAHRLSTVQNAHQIAVCSDGRVMELGTHFELLARKGQYASLVSTQRLAFE